The following are from one region of the Streptomyces tuirus genome:
- a CDS encoding antibiotic biosynthesis monooxygenase, whose protein sequence is MSTTEGRRGEPVTTVLTWQVRPGREERFEEWTRGITRCARQFPGNEGVSWLAPEDGHRYHAVLRWSDQHRLAAWLESEERAHWHRRIEDIATEVSSERQSTTGMETWFDLPGTTVRAPPRWKMVLTTFLGAYPCTLLIQWLVTPHTTGWPLPLRAAVFPLILLPVLTYLLMPRLSRLLRLWLYPRGGG, encoded by the coding sequence ATGAGCACCACCGAAGGCCGGCGCGGCGAGCCCGTGACCACGGTTCTGACCTGGCAGGTGCGCCCCGGCCGCGAGGAACGGTTCGAGGAGTGGACGCGCGGCATCACCCGCTGCGCCCGGCAGTTCCCCGGCAACGAGGGCGTCTCCTGGCTTGCGCCGGAGGACGGCCACCGCTACCACGCGGTGCTGCGCTGGTCCGACCAGCACCGGCTCGCCGCCTGGCTGGAGTCGGAGGAGCGCGCGCACTGGCACCGGCGGATCGAGGACATCGCCACCGAGGTCAGCAGCGAACGCCAGTCGACGACCGGCATGGAGACCTGGTTCGATCTGCCCGGCACCACCGTGCGGGCCCCGCCCCGGTGGAAGATGGTCCTCACGACCTTCCTCGGCGCCTACCCCTGCACCCTGCTCATCCAGTGGCTGGTGACGCCCCACACCACCGGCTGGCCGCTGCCCCTGCGGGCCGCCGTCTTCCCGCTGATCCTGCTGCCGGTGCTGACGTATCTGCTGATGCCGCGGCTGAGCCGCCTGCTGCGGCTGTGGCTCTATCCACGCGGCGGCGGCTGA